The Marinomonas profundi DNA segment GAACAGGCGAAATTGGTCACCCACACCGCCTTGTCGGCGTTGGCACAGGTGAAAGAGGATTGGGATTTAAGCAGCATCTCCAGTGAAGATTTGCTGCGCTGGGCAGGTTTGCTGCATGAGGTCGGCGCGGGCATTTCACACAGTCGATATCATAAACATGGTGCCTACATTATCCGTGAATCGGACATGCCTGGCTTTTCCCAACAAGAGCAGCAAGCATTGGCGAATTTAATTCTGCGACACCGTCGTAAGTTTACCCAATCGCTGGATTATCGTTTTACAAAAAGTGACCAACAAGATTTAGACCGATTGTCGATTTTATTAAGGCTGTCTATTTTACTGCATCATGATAGAAAAGAAGGCGACATGCCTATTTTTACATTAAAGGCAGCCGACAAAAGCCTTCATGCTGAGTTTTTACCCGGTTGGCTGGACAGTCGACCGCTGACCTTAGCCAACTTACAAAGAGAAGCGGACTCTCTAGGTTCAGAAGGTTATTCTTTAACTTTTAGTTAGTTCTCTGGTTCGTTTTCTAGTAAGTAGATTAGCGAGGCTTTGGTGGGTTTACAGCGGCGGAAGAGGTAAGCATCAGCTTGTTATATTGATCAAGTGAGTTTGTCTATCGAGCGATACAAAGCGGCCACTTCTTCACGCTGTAACCCTGTAATACGAGAGAGTCGGCCAATGCTTGAGGAGACTTGTACCGACTCTGTACCTTCTTCTTTTTCCTTGTCTTGTTCAGTACGGTTAAATTGAGCATGAGCGGACAGTAGCTGTTTTCCTTGATCGGACAATAACACCAGGTTTTGTTGTCTTTCCGGTTGTGAGCGCGCGCCTGTTTCTGCTTGTGCTGATAGCATAGGCAAATACGAATGATTGCTTGATACAGATGAAATAGACACAACAGGCACCTTAATTCATTCGGGCATTTTTAAAAGATATTTTAAAGAATAGTATAAAAAGTGAACATTAGGCGTTTTGATTGCGCTATTTTGTTTGCGGCTCGCTTAGGTTCTGACTACACAATGGGGGATTGAGTGTTCATCGCGGCTTGGGTTTTATTGGGCTTATACTGATTTTCTCTTTTCATTCGCCATATTTAGTGTCATTGCTATATTAAGGATGATATTGTTTGCACATTATTGTCGATAATATGACTAACAAAACTGTGCATTTTACAGATGAAGTGCTGGCGTTACGCTAAGCTGACACGCTAAATTTTGTCTGTTCTACGTTATTTGCTTCAAAAAGGGCGCCGCATGAGTCAAGAAAATCTCCCAATAGAACATCTGTATTTCACTGAGAGCAATCTAGAGCAAATCTTAGAAAATTTAGATGTGGTCCGAAACCGAATTCACCCACAATTAAGTGATGAAGAAGGCGTAAATGAACAGGTATTTCCCTCTGTTTGCCTGATTGGTTTGGGACGCTGTGGTTCCAATATCGCATTAGATGTCGCATCGTTGGTATACGATGCACGAACAAACTACATGCGAGAAGTGGAAAACCAAGAAATATTGGACAGTGAGCGTGAATTTCGACCTATGCGTTGGATCCGTAAACATCTGCCGCTGGAAGGAAAAGATGGCTTTAAGCCAGTTTTCCTCATTGAACCTATTGTGCTACTAGGTGATTTGGATAAAGACATCGAAGGGCGAATTCGTTTTTCGAATCAAGAAGGCCGCACGAAATTTCTAGAAGAATACACCAAACTGCAAATAATGGACTTGTCTGAAGTGCATGCGGGTGGGGCGGGTAATGCGCCGATTTTAGGGCAGTACTTAGCAAAAATTATTCTTAATAAAGATGCCACGACCTTTCGTAATGAAAGCTGGAAGCAGATGCACTCCTATTTGGTGGATTCCTGCGGTATCAAAGCCAACCAATCACGCTTGTACTTTTACATCTTCAGTGCGGGTGGTGGCACCGGGTCTGGTATGGCGTCTGAGTTCGGTCTTGCGCAACAATTCTCTTACTTAAGCAAGACTTTTGACTATCGTTCTGATCAGAGCAAAATGGCCGACAAGCGTCATAGTTTTGTGTTTGAACCTATCTTTACATCGGGCATTTGTATCCTTCCTAATATTTCTGGGAAAAATGTTGAAATTTCCGAGGCCTTGCACATTAACGCAGGGCGTTTGTTAACCAAATACATTTCAGAAGAGTGGAATTTCTCTTACAACGAAGAGCGTGAAGAAGACGAAGTCCCCGCGGATGTTATGGAACGAATTCGTCCGTGGAACTCGATGATGCTGATCTCTAATGACATCATGCGTTACGCCGAGGAAGAAGACGGTGGTGATGCGGACAATATCGATGTTAACACCATGGAAAAATACGCTAACCAGTATATTTCCCAGCAAATTTTCAACATCTTAACCGCTCAAGCCGTGACCACCGACTATGACGAAGATTACTTTCGTCGTGCCGGTATCGATATTGCTGAAACCATTCGTTTGGACGCCAACGACTTATTTATGAGTTTAGCGGGTCCTGTTGCCGTGGCGTATGCCGAAAGTGTTGTGAACGAAGGAACACGTCAAGACAGCGTTGATATTGATGACCTGTTCTGCCGCTCGATTGAGCTACCGCATTTTAATGACGACACATCGGCTATTGAAGGGGTAAGTGTATTGCCGGTTGAATCAGAGCGATACCGCGAAGCCATTAAGGATTATCGCAAAAGTGGCTATGATGCGAGCACCTTGAACCACCTGCACTTCTTTAAAAACTGTTCGTCTATCGTGTCGATTATTTCTTTGCCACGGGACTATAAGTTATCCTTTACTGCATTGAATCGTCTAAAAATGCACCTCAACCGTTTGTGCCCTAATACCACATTGAAGCGTTATGCGCTGGTGATTGGTGCTTCGGCCAACTTGTCATTGACGACGCTAATTGCCAAAAGCCCATGTTTGAGTGACGACTTCCTAACCTTGATGGTGGCTTACATGAAGCGTTGTTTCGCCCGTGATGATTACCGATACACGGATGAAATAGACAATGCGATTATTAAGATGATCCAAGACGATGATTTTGATGAGGCGTTGGTGGATAAGTTCTTTACGACTTATGAAAACCCCGCCAAAATCTTGGACACAAACTGGTATGCCATTAAGCCCATGTACGAGAAAAAATACCGTGAGTTGATTGATAACAACCAACGTTTTGTCTCGATCAATGACATTCGCTTAGACATCAACAATGTCAAAAATGCCATCAAGTATCTTCGCGAAATTTACCGTCATCGCATTAGTAAAACCAACGTACTGACGCTTAATGGTTAATGACTTAAAGCAAGCGCCATCTACGTAACAGCAAAAAGGCCGCCTAATTAGGTGGCCTTTTTTGTTGGTTGTGGAATTAAATACCGCAGTGGCTCAGTGGCCAAGCTACTTAGTTAGGCTCTTGTGGTGGCTTAATGGTTTCTCTATTGCGAATGGTTTCCATAAGGTCTTGGTTTTGAGTTTTTTCAATCGGCTTAGTTCGGTGGTGGAGTGCTGTTTTAGCAATCATATTGGCCGCCACTGGCGCGGTAATCAAAAGAAACAGCGTGATTAATAACTCTTGAATAGACAAAAAGCCTTTTAAATGGCTTTGAAAAATCATCGACGCAATCAGTACGCCAGTAATGCCTAAAGTTGACGCCTTGGTGGGGCTGTGTAGACGCATATAAATATCTGGCAAGCGCACAAGGCCATAAGAGCCGATCAGCAAAAACACGCCGCCGATGAGCAAAGAAATACACATAATAATTTCGAGATAAAAAGGCATAACCGTTCCTTATTCTATGATGTCACCGCGAAGTAAGTACTTACATAACGCCGCTGTACTGACAAATCCCAGCATGGCAATTAGCACAGCTGCTTCAAAATACAACGCACTTTTTGCGTATATTCCGTACAGTAAAATGAGTGCAATCGCATTAATGTACATGGTGTCTAGCGCTAGGATTCGGTCAGACAGCGTGGGCCCTTGTAATAAGCGCCACAAATTAAAAATCAACGCAATACAAATACAAATGGCGACAATGGTGATAGTGACACTTAGCATCCAAAAATCTCCTTGATGGGTCGTTCATAACGTTGCTTAACGGACTTAATAAGCGTGGCTTCATTTTCTAAATGAAGGGTATGCACGTAGAGCCAAGTTTTGTCTTTTGACACTTCAGCGCTGACCGTCCCGGGTGTAAGAGAAACCGTACTCGCTAGAATGACAATGCCTAAGTCCGAATTCATTTCAATGGGAATCGCCACAAATCCAGGGTTGAGCTTTTTGACCGGACCAATAATGAGCAATGCCACCTCCACATTGGCGGTAAGAATGTCCCACATTACCATCAGCACATAGCGAATCGCGAGCCAGGGTTTGAGGATTTTCGGGTGTTCATCGCGCATGCCCGTGACCAGCCAAGGAATGGTAATGGCAAAGAAAGCCGCCAACGTCATGTGACCTGCGCTAATAGAATTATTGAGCAATAACCAAACCACAAACAGCAAAACGCTGTGAAATGGCATAGGGAATAACGTCATTGTGCTACTCCAGGTAATAGGTCGTAAGCCGAGGATTGGATGTCGTGCAAATAGAATGCCGCCTGTTGTGTAAACTCACTAATATCACCACCGAGTAAAACCAAGACAGGGGACGCCAGAAGTAACATAGCAATACTGATTATTTCGGCCGTTTTGGCTGGCTCCGCTGAGGTCGCCATCGTGCCATTATGTCGCCAAAACAACGTCGTACCGGCTCTTGAAAAAGTGATCAGCGCCGCTAAACTGCCTATTAACAACAGCGGCCAAACCCACATGGTTTGTGCGTTTGACTGAGTGGCCTGCAAAATCATAATCTTGCCAACAAACCCAGATAACGGCGGCATGCCGATTAACGCTAAAGCCGAGATTGCGAAGGCAAAGCCCAGTAATTTTGGTTGGACAAAAGGGCGCGAGTGAACAAAACGGTCTTCCGCTTTGCCACGCTGGCGAGCCACAACGTCAGCCAACAAAAACAACCCGGCCGATGCCAAGGTACTGTGAACCAGATAGTAAAGTGCGGCGGAAGTGGCGGCTTCGGAATTGATTGCTGCGCAAGCCAGTAAGCTACCGCTGGAAACGATGACCAAGTTTGCACTGAGCGTTCTAATGCTTGGACTGGCAAGCACGCCTATACTGCCCATGGTAATAGTGAGCAAGGCCAGCGGCCATAGCCAAGGTGTAGCAATATTGGCCAACTCCCCCGCATTATCACCAAAAATAACGGTGTAAACGCGGAAAATACTGTAAATCCCTACTTTCGTCATGATGGCAAACAAAGCAGCGACAGGCGCGGTGGCGCTAGCGTATGTTTTTGGTAGCCAAAAATGCATCGGCAGCATAGCGGCTTTTAAACCAAACACGACCAACAGCAAGAGCGATCCTGTTTTGGCTAGCGTGGCTGTTTCACCCTCTAGTTGACCTACTTTAATCGCCATGTCCGCCATGTTTAATGTGCCAAGCGTGCCGTAGAGAATGCCAAGACCAAACAGGAACAAGCTAGAGCCCACCAAGTTTAGAATCACATAATGCATCGCCGCTTGGGTTTTTTGTTTGCCGCCAGCGTGAATCAATAACGCATAAGAAGCGATCAACAGCACTTCAAAGAAAACGAATAAATTGAATATATCGCCAGTCAAAAAGGCACCATTGATCCCCATGATCTGAAACATGAACAAAGGGTGGAAATAGGCTCCGCCTTTGTCTTGCCCTGCAACGGCATACAGCATGATGGTAAAGGCTAAAAATGACGTGAGTAAAACCAGTAAACTCGAGACTTTATCAACCACAAGAGCAATACCGTAAGGGGCTTGCCAACCGCCCAAGGCATACAATTGAACGCCTTGGTTGTTTACCTGATACAGCAAAAAAGCCGATGAAACGAGTAACAACAGCGTGCCAACAATAGACGCTATTCGTTGTGACTGAATATTGCGAGAGATGGGCGGCAAAAGCATCAAGGCGCCAAATAGCAAAGGAATAAGAACCGGAAAAATGCTGAGATGCTGCATTTAGTGATTTCCCTCCGATTTTGAGGCCGCGTCATTAGGCTGCATGGGTAGCGTGCCATCCACGTGATCATTGCCTAAATCGGCACGTGCTCGCATGGCGAGAATGACGCAGAAAGCCGTCATAGCAAAACCAATAACAATAGCGGTTAACACCAAGGCTTGTGGCAGCGGGTCGCTGTATTCCTCGGATTGACCCAGTACCGCAGCGGCATTGAGTTTCAGTCTGCCACTTGCAAACAAGAATAAGTTCACCGCATAAGACAACAAAGTTAGCCCTATTACCACCGAAAAACTGCGGCCTCGTAAAGCGAGAAAGACACCGCAAGCGGTTAATAAACCGACGCAAAATGCGTATAAACCTTCCATTAATCATGCTCCTTTTGAATAGGGCGTTCACTGGTTGTTAATTGACCTAAGTTGGCGAGAATCAACATCGTTGCGCCCACCACTGTCAGGAAAACACCAAGATCAAACACCATGGCGCTGGCCAGTTCGAACTTACCAATTACTGGCAAGTAAAAGTAATCAAACCAAGACGATAAGAAGGTGTGCCCAAAGACCCAGCTGCCTAAACCGCTGAGCGTCGCAATGCCAATACCAGAGCCAATCATGATTTGATAATCCAATTTAATACGCGTTTTTATCCACTCCACACCATGCGCCACATATTGTTGAATAATCGCCACAGAAGTGATTAAGCCAGCAATAAATCCCCCGCCGGGCATATTGTGCCCACGTAAGAAAATATACGCCGAAACCAAGAGTGCAAGAGGCAATAAACTTTGCGAAATAACCGCCAACAAAATGGGGTGTCGATCTTCAGACCAAGGTCGGCCATTGCCATCTGATGACGGCATAAACAGGCGCATTTTGGCAATAAGCTTGTAAATACCAAGCGCCGCTATCCCTAAAACAGTGATCTCGCCGAGCGTATCGAAGCCGCGAAAATCTACCAAAATAACATTAACGACATTGGTTCCCCCTCCGCCCGTTTTACTGTTCTCAGTAAAAAAGGTGGAAATAGTATCGAGAGGTCGAGTCATTAAGGCATAACTGATCGTACCAATAATACCGCCCATCAAAGACGCCAAACTCAAATCACGCACAATACGACGGGGAGAAGACTCTTTCGGTGTTTTCTGCGGTAAGAAAAACAGCGCCAATATCAATAAAATCACCGTCACTACTTCTACAGAGAGCTGGGTCAGAGCGAGGTCAGGCGCGGAAAACTGCGCAAACGCCAAAGAAACGATCAAACCCACAACGGACAATGTTAACAATGCCACGACACGTCTTCTGTGCCATATCACTGTCGCCAGAGCAGAAAGGCACAAGAGCACCGCACAAGTGATCGATAACGCATCAACAGGAATCTCAGGTCGTTGCCCGGCCGTTGTATTGAGTTTCATTAGTGAAGACGCCGTCATCACCACGGCAAACGCCAATACAAAGAAAATATAACGCTGTAATGAGCCATTCTCAGTGATCTGGATAAGACGGCTCGCCTTATTGACCAAAGATTGAATCACACCCTCAAAGACCAGCTTTGGGTCGCTGGTTGGGAACTGCGCTTGAAATTTAAACAGATGAGAGCGACTGTGATACATCAACAAACCACCCACTAAGGCAATCGCACTCATCAACAGAGGGAAATTAAAACCATGCCAAATGGCCAGACTGTAATCTGGCGCAGGGCCATTTAGTGTCGCTGTCGCGGCGGCGAGTAACAGATCGCCAACGACCAGGCTCGGAAAAATCCCCACCAACAAACAAAGAGCAACTAAGACCTCTACCGGAACGCGCATATAGCGCGGCGGCTCATGGGGCGTTTTCGGCAGATTAATTGGTTCACCATTGAAAAACACATCATGAATAAAGCGCATAGAATACGCCACCGCAAAGATGCCGCCTAACGTCGCTAGCACCGGAATAAACCAAGACAAAGAGCCGAGGGACGCCTGATGCAGCGTCTCAGTAAAAAACATCTCTTTAGATAAAAAGCCATTCAAGAGCGGAACGCCAGCCATAGAGGCAGAAGCGACCATCGCCAGCGTGGCCGTATAAGGCATGTATTTCCATAAACCGTTTAACTGACGCATGTCTCGGGAACCCGACTCATGGTCAATGATGCCAGCGGCCATAAATAACGATGCTTTAAAAATGGCATGGTTAATAATGTGAAAAATAGCCGCAACAGCCGCCAGATCGGTTCCCATACCAAGCAGTAAGGTGATTAGCCCCAAATGGCTGATGGTAGAGTTGGCCAATAGGCCCTTTAAATCGTGTTGAAATAGCGCAATGTAAGCCCCGACAAGGAAGGTTGTCAGACCCGTTAACGTGACAATTAAAAACCAAAGATCGGTATCGGCGAGCGCAGGGTAAAAGCGCGCCATGAGGAATATCCCTGCTTTTACCATAGTCGCAGAATGCAAGTACGCGCTAACCGGCGTCGGTGCCGCCATCGCATTAGGCAGCCAGAAATGAAACGGGAACTGGGCAGATTTAGTGAAGGCACCGAGTAGAACCAACACCACAATAATGGGGTAATTAGCGCTGGCTTTGATTAGTTCGCCACTGTCCAGCACGTCTTGCAGATTGTAACTGCCAACCGTACTTCCCAAGATCAGCAACCCCGCCAGCAAGGCTAATCCGCCTGCGCCAGTGACCGTTAGCGCCATCCTGGCCCCTTTTCTGGCTTCTGCTTTGTGCCCCCAGAAGCTGATGAGCAAAAACGAACTAATACTGGTCAGCTCCCAGAAAAACCATAACTGGATCAAATTATCGGATAAAACGATTCCCAGCATGGCGAACATGAACAAAATCAGATACGCATAAAACTTACCGATCGAGTCCTGTGCAGAAAGG contains these protein-coding regions:
- a CDS encoding monovalent cation/H+ antiporter subunit D — encoded protein: MQHLSIFPVLIPLLFGALMLLPPISRNIQSQRIASIVGTLLLLVSSAFLLYQVNNQGVQLYALGGWQAPYGIALVVDKVSSLLVLLTSFLAFTIMLYAVAGQDKGGAYFHPLFMFQIMGINGAFLTGDIFNLFVFFEVLLIASYALLIHAGGKQKTQAAMHYVILNLVGSSLFLFGLGILYGTLGTLNMADMAIKVGQLEGETATLAKTGSLLLLVVFGLKAAMLPMHFWLPKTYASATAPVAALFAIMTKVGIYSIFRVYTVIFGDNAGELANIATPWLWPLALLTITMGSIGVLASPSIRTLSANLVIVSSGSLLACAAINSEAATSAALYYLVHSTLASAGLFLLADVVARQRGKAEDRFVHSRPFVQPKLLGFAFAISALALIGMPPLSGFVGKIMILQATQSNAQTMWVWPLLLIGSLAALITFSRAGTTLFWRHNGTMATSAEPAKTAEIISIAMLLLASPVLVLLGGDISEFTQQAAFYLHDIQSSAYDLLPGVAQ
- a CDS encoding monovalent cation/H+ antiporter subunit A, with translation MSTLIWLPFLPLLGTLVPLISARFSRTACAFLTAALPALTLFLILSHTGGIFHGERFQASIPWIPAIGLELAFRLDGLALLFSILILGIGLLVILYARYYLSAQDSIGKFYAYLILFMFAMLGIVLSDNLIQLWFFWELTSISSFLLISFWGHKAEARKGARMALTVTGAGGLALLAGLLILGSTVGSYNLQDVLDSGELIKASANYPIIVVLVLLGAFTKSAQFPFHFWLPNAMAAPTPVSAYLHSATMVKAGIFLMARFYPALADTDLWFLIVTLTGLTTFLVGAYIALFQHDLKGLLANSTISHLGLITLLLGMGTDLAAVAAIFHIINHAIFKASLFMAAGIIDHESGSRDMRQLNGLWKYMPYTATLAMVASASMAGVPLLNGFLSKEMFFTETLHQASLGSLSWFIPVLATLGGIFAVAYSMRFIHDVFFNGEPINLPKTPHEPPRYMRVPVEVLVALCLLVGIFPSLVVGDLLLAAATATLNGPAPDYSLAIWHGFNFPLLMSAIALVGGLLMYHSRSHLFKFQAQFPTSDPKLVFEGVIQSLVNKASRLIQITENGSLQRYIFFVLAFAVVMTASSLMKLNTTAGQRPEIPVDALSITCAVLLCLSALATVIWHRRRVVALLTLSVVGLIVSLAFAQFSAPDLALTQLSVEVVTVILLILALFFLPQKTPKESSPRRIVRDLSLASLMGGIIGTISYALMTRPLDTISTFFTENSKTGGGGTNVVNVILVDFRGFDTLGEITVLGIAALGIYKLIAKMRLFMPSSDGNGRPWSEDRHPILLAVISQSLLPLALLVSAYIFLRGHNMPGGGFIAGLITSVAIIQQYVAHGVEWIKTRIKLDYQIMIGSGIGIATLSGLGSWVFGHTFLSSWFDYFYLPVIGKFELASAMVFDLGVFLTVVGATMLILANLGQLTTSERPIQKEHD
- a CDS encoding Na+/H+ antiporter subunit E, producing the protein MTLFPMPFHSVLLFVVWLLLNNSISAGHMTLAAFFAITIPWLVTGMRDEHPKILKPWLAIRYVLMVMWDILTANVEVALLIIGPVKKLNPGFVAIPIEMNSDLGIVILASTVSLTPGTVSAEVSKDKTWLYVHTLHLENEATLIKSVKQRYERPIKEIFGC
- a CDS encoding Na+/H+ antiporter subunit C translates to MEGLYAFCVGLLTACGVFLALRGRSFSVVIGLTLLSYAVNLFLFASGRLKLNAAAVLGQSEEYSDPLPQALVLTAIVIGFAMTAFCVILAMRARADLGNDHVDGTLPMQPNDAASKSEGNH
- a CDS encoding Na+/H+ antiporter subunit G, which gives rise to MPFYLEIIMCISLLIGGVFLLIGSYGLVRLPDIYMRLHSPTKASTLGITGVLIASMIFQSHLKGFLSIQELLITLFLLITAPVAANMIAKTALHHRTKPIEKTQNQDLMETIRNRETIKPPQEPN
- a CDS encoding K+/H+ antiporter subunit F is translated as MLSVTITIVAICICIALIFNLWRLLQGPTLSDRILALDTMYINAIALILLYGIYAKSALYFEAAVLIAMLGFVSTAALCKYLLRGDIIE